From Fulvivirga lutea:
TAATGCAGTAGTTAAATCTGGAGTAAAGGCTGTTACTAAGGCATTTGAGGTATTGGTTTGAAAGTACTCCGTTGCAGCTGTTTCACCTCCTTGTAATATTCCTAAACCGTCAGAAATACTAATACCTGTTATAGCATCAATAAATATAGGCTTCGCCTTCACTGCAGCACTCTCAGCACCGCGATTCATTGCGGTAATTAGCTCCTCAAAAGGGTCAGATTCTATATTTGGCGCCACCAAAACGTAAGCATCCAAAAGGGTCTGGTAAGGTATATCTCCTATGATTGGAACATTAACTGCTCCATTATCAACCGTGTTTTTTAATGTTTGAATTTCTGGAGGCAATAATATTTTAATGGCCTGATTTTGCAAATACCCATTAACAGCTGATGCTGAAGTAACTGAACTATCAGTTCCCACAGTCAAAGCTTCTTTTAAACCTTGCACAATTTCATCATCCGTTAAACCTGCATTAAGTACGTCATTTACCTCATCGCATGAAGCAAAACCAATAACTAGTGCTGAGCATAATATTAGTTTAGTAAATAGTCTCATCTTCCCTTCTTTTTATTTAATGTATTAATAAAGTTAATTAATTAGATTTTAACTTCAAGTCAAAAGTAATGCCAACTCATACTGTTTAATTATGAAGTATGTATCATTAATAGGCTATACTTTAGATGGTAACCTAACATGTAATAAATGAATATAAGTTACATCTTTTTGGCCTTAGCTTTATTAGCTGAAATTATCGGAACTGTTGGTGGTTTTGGTTCATCGGTGTTTTTTGTGCCTATCGGTAATTTCTACTTCGACTTTTATTCGGTACTTGGCTTAACGGCAGTTTTTCATTTATCCAGCAATCTCAGTAAAATTCTACTTTTTAGAAAAGGATTAAACAAACAACTTATAGTTCGAATTGGCATTCCTTCAGTGATCATGGTAATTGTTGGTGGCTATCTTTCCAGTTTATTTGAGGGTTATATTCTAGAAATAATTTTAGGCTGCTTTCTAATCTCATTGAGTAGTCTATTTCTAATAAAAAAAGATTTTAGCATTGCCCCTAATATTAAAGAATCGATTATTGGAGGTTCGTTATCTGGATTTTCATCAGGGATTTTAGGTACCGGAGGTGCTATAAGAGGATTAACTATGGCCGCTTTCAATCTTGAAAAAAGCATTTTTATTGCCACCTCAGCATTTATTGATTTTATGGTTGATTTATCAAGAACTGTAGTTTACTATCAAAATGGATATATTCACGATCATGACTTCATTTACATACCATTCTTATTTGCTATCGGAATTGGAGGCACCTATATAGGTAAGAAAATTCTTAATTATATCCCTCAGGAGCAGTTTAAAAGAATCTCACTGATTTTGATTTTATTAATTGGTTTAGTGACAATAGGAAAAGTTATTCTACAGTAATACCTGCTTCTTTCATTAGTCCTTGTCCGTATATTCTAATTGCGTCAATTATAGGTATTGCTCTTAAGCCTTTTTCGGTAATGGTATATTCAACTTTAGGTGGAACAACAGGATAAACTTTTCTATTGATAAAACCATTTTTTTCCAGCTCCCTCAGTTGGGTTGTTAGCATTTTATCCGTGATTTTCGGCATGGTCTTTTTGAACTCACTAAAACGCAATACTTTATCTTTCAGTCGCCAAAGAATTGGCATTTTCCATGTACCGCCAATTTGATCCATGGCAAATTCAACAGGATTGTAATAAACTTTATGGTTATATATAAACTCGGGCATAGTTAATTAAACGTTTTCACTGCAATTAAACACTAATTAATAATAATTAGTCCATTTCTTTCTTAAAAGTAAGTACCCCACTTCATGGTAAGTATATTGTTTTAGGAGCGTAAATATTCGAAGTTTGAATCAATAAATCAAATAAGTTATGTCAAAGAAAATATTAATTATTGCAGCTAATCCGGCTATTTCCAGCACTACAGGGTGGCCAGTAGGTTTTTGGGCTTCAGAGGTCACACACCCATATCATGTATTCACTAATAAAGGATATGAGGTAGATATAGCCAGTCCTCAAGGAGGTAATTTAGAAATGGATGCGATGAGCGATCCTTTTGATCCGAGTAAATATTCTGATTGGGACGAACTAAGCAAACAGGTGCTGAATGATGAGTCATTCAAAAAATTATTAAAAAACACACCTGCAATTTCTCAGGTGAATGCAGATGATTATGACGCCATTGTTGTAGCTGGTGGTCAGGCACCCATGTTCAATTTTGAGGGTGAGAAAGACTTGCATCAATTCTTTGCAAATTTTTATGAGTCTGGCAAAGTGACTTCGGCACTATGCCACGGTACTGCTATACTTCGATATGCTAAAGATTCAAAAGGCAATTTTATAGCAAAGGGCAAGAAGATAACAGGTTTTACTAATGGTGAGGAGGATGATGCTGATCAGGCAGCAGGCGTGAAAGTTATGCCCTGGAGAATTGAAGATGAGCTCAAAAAGTTAGGAGCCGATTTCAAAAAAGCAGACAACTGGAACTCACATGTAGTTGTTGACGGCAATTTGGTGACCGGACAGCAGAATATGTCTGGAGAAGAAGTAGCAAATACAATCGTAAATCTTTTAGAAAAGTAATTATGAATATCGCAATTATAGGAACAGGAAATGTGGGTGGCGCATTGGCCACAAAATGGGCGAAGGCTGGACACTCGATTTATTTGGGAGTGCAGGATGTCAAGAATTTTAAGGGTAAAGACCTCCTCTCCAACCCCCACACCACAGCTCATCTGGTTGCAGATGCGGTTAAGGAAAGTGATGTCATTTTAATTGCAACCCCGGCTACAGCTGCGACTGAAGTAGCAAAAGGACTTGGAGATACATCTGGCAAAGTCATTATTGACGCCATGAACATTATTATGGGTAACGGTCCAAAAGGTTATACAAATACTTCTGATGCCATCTTAGCAAATACTTCCACTAAAGACGTGGTTA
This genomic window contains:
- a CDS encoding DUF4197 domain-containing protein, with protein sequence MRLFTKLILCSALVIGFASCDEVNDVLNAGLTDDEIVQGLKEALTVGTDSSVTSASAVNGYLQNQAIKILLPPEIQTLKNTVDNGAVNVPIIGDIPYQTLLDAYVLVAPNIESDPFEELITAMNRGAESAAVKAKPIFIDAITGISISDGLGILQGGETAATEYFQTNTSNALVTAFTPDLTTALGNTKALAIYSDLVGFMNYSYNYGLGSVTVSDVIDLGVELPESIEGYATEKAVDGLFHLVGEEEKQIRADPFAWASDILRKVFGSPQAGN
- a CDS encoding sulfite exporter TauE/SafE family protein, which translates into the protein MNISYIFLALALLAEIIGTVGGFGSSVFFVPIGNFYFDFYSVLGLTAVFHLSSNLSKILLFRKGLNKQLIVRIGIPSVIMVIVGGYLSSLFEGYILEIILGCFLISLSSLFLIKKDFSIAPNIKESIIGGSLSGFSSGILGTGGAIRGLTMAAFNLEKSIFIATSAFIDFMVDLSRTVVYYQNGYIHDHDFIYIPFLFAIGIGGTYIGKKILNYIPQEQFKRISLILILLIGLVTIGKVILQ
- a CDS encoding winged helix-turn-helix transcriptional regulator produces the protein MPEFIYNHKVYYNPVEFAMDQIGGTWKMPILWRLKDKVLRFSEFKKTMPKITDKMLTTQLRELEKNGFINRKVYPVVPPKVEYTITEKGLRAIPIIDAIRIYGQGLMKEAGITVE
- a CDS encoding type 1 glutamine amidotransferase domain-containing protein, which encodes MSKKILIIAANPAISSTTGWPVGFWASEVTHPYHVFTNKGYEVDIASPQGGNLEMDAMSDPFDPSKYSDWDELSKQVLNDESFKKLLKNTPAISQVNADDYDAIVVAGGQAPMFNFEGEKDLHQFFANFYESGKVTSALCHGTAILRYAKDSKGNFIAKGKKITGFTNGEEDDADQAAGVKVMPWRIEDELKKLGADFKKADNWNSHVVVDGNLVTGQQNMSGEEVANTIVNLLEK
- a CDS encoding NADPH-dependent F420 reductase — translated: MNIAIIGTGNVGGALATKWAKAGHSIYLGVQDVKNFKGKDLLSNPHTTAHLVADAVKESDVILIATPATAATEVAKGLGDTSGKVIIDAMNIIMGNGPKGYTNTSDAILANTSTKDVVKCFNTTGFNNMEDTNYGDSNADMFVAGNSVQGKKVAEQLALDAGFAACYDVGGNDKFQLMEQFAWFWINLAMFQGQGREIAFKLLKR